The Spirochaetota bacterium DNA window TTGGAGCGGCTTACCTGAAGAAAGATGAAAATACCCTCTGCTTTGATTGTCATAAACGTGAAACAATAATTGATAAACATGTGCATTCTGCTCTGAATAAGGGTAAATGTATTGATTGTCATAAACCACATTCTTCACCTCATTCATTTTTATTAAAAGAGGAGGGGAATAAGCTCTGTCATTTATGCCATAATAAAGAAATGTTCAGTAGAAAAAAGGTACATGAACCGTCAGCCAAAAACTGCATCACATGTCATAAGCCTCACTCATCTCCTAATAGGTATCAACTTGTTGATCCGGAGGATAAGGCTTGTTTGAAATGTCATGATATTGTTAAAAGGGAATTTGCGCGTGCTCATTCAGACTATCCAGTGAAGGGGAAGACCTGCACCGACTGCCATACCCCTCATTCCTCTTCCAATGATAATCTTTTGAGGGAGGTTGCCCATTCCCCAATGAAATCCATAAAGTGTGACTCTTGTCATAATCCTGCGGATTCTCAAGAACCCTTAAAGGTGAAGGAAACGGGAAGTAGAATCTGCTATCCGTGTCATGATAAAGGAAAATTCAAGGATTCGCATATCCACAGCCCTGTTGATGATGGAGAGTGCCTATCATGTCATAAACCCCATGCCAGCGATTATACAGGCATGACTGTATTGGAGAATGAGAGGCTATGCTATTCCTGTCACGATGACAAGGAAGATGAATTTAAGAAGAGACATCCTCACGCGCCTATAAAAGATGGGAACTGTCTGGGTTGTCATAATCCTCACGCTTCGTCTTTTAAATCAATACTTAAGGCAAAGGGCGGGGCTCTCTGTTATAAATGCCATGATAAGAAAAGTTTTAAGGGAATCTTCACTCATCAGCCGATTGTTTCAGGGAATTGCTTAGAATGTCATGATTCTCATGGCTCAAACTTAAAATTTATTTTAAAATCATCGCAGAAAGAACTCTGTTATGGCTGTCATAAGGATGAAAAGAAGGATTTTGACAGGGTAAATGCGCATACACCTGTGAGAAAGGGGAATTGTTCCGGTTGTCACAATCCTCATGCCTCTTCACAGAAAGACCTGTTGATTCAGGATAAAAAATCCATCTGTTGGAATTGTCATAATTCCATGAGGGAAGAGTTGAAAGAAGGAATTATGCATCCTCCCTTTAAAACTGAAAAATGTATGCATTGTCACCAACCTCATGCCAGTAACCACGACTTCCAATTGAGTGAGGAAGAGAAGGGTTTGTGTGTTGGCTGTCATCCTAAAGTTAAAGACGGAATGAATAAAGGCAAGTATATCCATTCACCCCTGAAAGAGGGGAAGTGTGTAGTCTGTCACAATCCTCATGGCAGTAAAATTAAGGGACAGCTTGTAAGACCATTGAAGCAGGTTTGCCTTTCCTGTCATATTGAAATTGAAAAGGAATTTGAAAAGGAATATGTCCATCCGGTTGCACAAGAGGGCAAGTGTTTAACATGTCATCTCCCACATTTCGCTGAGCTCAATGGTTTGCTGGTAAAGATCGGCGCGGTTCTTTGCGGGGATTGTCATGACATAAAAGACGTGAATTTAATTGATAAACATCACAGGATATCATTAACAAGTAGCAACTGCGCTGACTGTCACGAAGCCCATGGTTCTCAGCATAAAAATCTTTTTCATAAGAATATCCATTCACCCTTTGGAGAAAAATTATGCAGTAAATGTCATAAACCTAAGGAAAAGACAGGAAAGTGATCATGAAAAAATATAAATACTATTTTACATCGATATTGATTATTACCACTGCCGTCTTTACATTTTCTGTCAGAGGCGTCAACTCTGAGGCAGGAAGGGATGAAGGTCGGATATGTTATCAATGTCATCCTGAAGTCAAAAAGGCCGTATTTTCTCAATCCGCTCATCTCCCAGCAAAAAAGGGGGATTGTGTAAAATGTCATAATCCACACACATCAAATTATGATAATTTTCTTTTAGAGGAAGGCGGCAATTTATGCTTCCAGTGTCACCAGGAAAAGAGGAAGGAGTTTCATACAAGTTATATGCATCTTCCGGTTAGTAAAGGGGAATGTGTTAAATGCCATAATCCCCATGCTTCAAAGAATCAGAAGCTCTTAAGTACAGGTAGTAATGATATCTGTTTCCAGTGCCATAAAAAGGAGAAGATATTTTCCCGGAAGAATATTCACGAACCACTAAATGAGGGCAACTGCCTGGAATGCCATAACCCGCATGCTTCAGAAGAAGAATTTCTGCTGGTTAGAAACAGCAGAGCGATTTGTCAGGATTGTCATTCCTCCGGTGACGAGGATTTGCGTAAGGCCCATAGGGATTCAATATCTGATGATACTAACTGCCTGGGCTGTCATAATCCTCATTCCTCCAACCACGATGCGCTGGGGAGAGAGTTCTCTCATAAACCCTTTGATGACAATGATTGTGAGGACTGTCACACCTCTAATGGAAACAGGATAACCATGACGATGAATAAAAATGGGAAGGCCCTCTGCTTTGATTGTCATGAGGAGATGGAGAAAAAATTTCAGAAGGTCTATAGTCACCTTCAGGGATATAGAGATAATGCTTGTCTGGAATGTCATAATCCTCACGCCTCTGATGATAAGGGTTTAAAGAGGGCGAGGGATGAGAAGATATGCTACTCCTGTCATGCTGATACTAAAAGGCGTGTGAAGGGAAATGATCCGATGTATAAATATAAACATCCTGACATTGAACGGTGTACAAGTTGTCATAATCCTCATGGAAGCAACTACAGACTGCTCTTGAAGTCTGATGAGAATGCTTCCTGTGAGGTATGCCATGAGACCCAGGGAAAGTTTACTCATCCTGTAGGAGCTAAGGTTATTGACCCACGATCGAAAAGGGATGTTAACTGTGTAACATGTCATAATCCCATGGGATCAGAGGATGAATACTGCGTTAGATTCGGCCGTAAAAAGAAATTATGCATTCAGTGCCATAGATATAGATAGTGTTTTGCAAGCCATGATTGATTTAGTAAAATATTCTGGAATACATGCATAATTATTCTATCTCTACATATCAAAATGGAGTAGTATCAGTATTTTAATTATAAGAGGAAAGGAATGTGAAAAAGATAAGGATATGGTTTTTTATAGGTAAATTGAAGATTTTCTTTTTTTTAATACTTCTAGACATGTCTTTTATTGTTAAGGGTGAGATCTATGCCGGGGAGACCTTGAGGTTTATCGCTACAATACATGGCGATGAGGTTTCTAAACCATTCAACCAACCATGTGGTTTTTTTTATGATGAGTCAAGGAAGAGAATTTATATAGCAGATACCAGGAATAACCGTTTGGTGTCCTATGATTCGCAATTTACATTTTTATCTGAATTTAGCGCAGAGGGAAAGCTGGAATTGCCAACGAGTTTGGTAAGGGATAGGAGAGGCAGACTGATAGTAACTGAAAGTAAAAAAAATCAGGTAACCCTAATAGACATTAAGAATAAAAAATACGATCCCCTGGATTTTTCAAAGGTGCCTACAGGTGATCCGGTTGTGCCTGGAAATCTGGCTATTGATAAAAAAAATCAACTTTACGTTGTAGATCGAGCCAATAAAAGGATCCTTGTATTCAATGAGAGTGGCAAATACATTCGAGGGATTACAATCAAAGAGGGCCTTGGTGGTTTTAACGATGTTAAGGTAGGCGAGGATGGCAATATTTATGCTATTGATACCCTAAAGGGTCGGGTTTATATCTTTAATCAGGAGGGAAAACTCCTTAGAAAATTTGGTGAAAGGAATAAAGGGGAAGGAAAGTTTGATTTTCCCGTAAGTTTGGCAGTTGATCGAAGGGGTCTGGTCTATGTGATTGATAGACATAAGAACCGTCTTCTGGTTTATAATCAAAAAGGGGATTATATTGAGGGCTACTCTCAGATTGGTTGGAAGGAGGGTAGATTTTATTATCCTACATATATCTTTATTGATCAATCGCAGCGGATATTTATAATTGATAGGGATAATAATAGAATACAGGTCTACAAAAGATAGAAACCTTATTTGAAACTGATCGACAAACTAATATAATGTTAGCATAGTGAATCATTAGCTATATCCATTATTATATAAGATCAATCTTTACCAATTTTGATAAATCTCTCTTATCGATTATTATCCTTCTATAGATTTCAAATGCAGCAGTAATATCTTGAATTGCGAGGCCAGTTGAGTCGAAGATGGTCTTTTGATCTGAAGATTCCCTTCCGGGTTTTTGCCCGGTCACAATCTCTCCAATATCACCATAGATATCCTTCTGTGTAATAACCTCTTTTGATACCGCTACATTTATCTCTCCACTATGTGAGGACTGTTCCCAGTTGTCTATTATGATTCTCGATTGAGTAAGAACTTCAAAATCTAATTCCTGCTTGCCTCGTGCGTCGGCACCGATTGCGTTTATGTGGACACCCTTTCGAATGTGTTCAGCTTTTACTATGGGTGTTCTAACTGGTGTTGTGGTGGTAATTATATCCGCTTTGCCGGCTGCTTCATCAACTGATAATGTATATTCTGCATCTAGCCCGTATTCATTGTTAACCATTTGAGCAAAGTCTTTCATGCTATCCTTAGAGACGTCATATGCTATTATTTTGGATATCCTGGGTCTAGCAATCAGGAGGGCCTTTAACTGTGTTCTTGCCTGATCACCTGTACCTATAAAAGTCGCGATTTCAGAATCCTCTCTCGATAGATATTTCGCGGCGATTCCTCCAGCGGCCCCGGTTCTCATCTTGGTTATATGGGTGCCATCCATTATAGCCAGGGGATAACCAGTGTCAGGGTCTATCAATGTTATGGTTGCCATCACAACAGGCATATCCTTATTATTAGGGTGAACAGTCACATTTTTCACCCCGGCTATTTTCATGGAAGGGATATGCACGGGCATACATCTCATATCCCCTTTATCAAAATAGAGATATTCCTTGGGTGGCATCTGCATCTTGCCCTCGCCGTACAGGATAAATGCTCTTTCAACTGTAGTGAGGTAATCGTTCATATTGAATACCTGTTCTATTTTAGATCTCTGAATTATATATGTTGACATCTTCATCGTTTGGACTCCAATTATAGTCTTATATCCACTCCTTTACTAGTTTAGCATAATATAAGGGGATGCATAATAAATTTTTAGATTTTTCTCTCATCATATCCTATTTATCGGTTGCTTATAATGTTCCAAAAAATGAGAATAGACAAATTACATCATTACTCCTAATAAATCTGTGATAGTGCAGGCAATGATTAGTCTTTCTGGGAGGATATCCCTTATTTCCTTTGAATACATGAGACTCAAACCCTTGGGATGTGATAGTCATAAGTATTAAGGGGTGGCAAAGCCCTAGGCCTAATTTGTTCTAATTCTGGATTATCTTTTCATAATAAAAAGTTCATAGTTGACATTCTGTTATTATTTGTAAAATGTAGCGCAAATATGCTGGGGGGATAACTTTATAAAATTAAAAATTGTAAGCGAATAAGATGGCATATGAAAACATACAACAATTCATCGAGAAGATTGAATCAATCGGGGAGTTGCATAGAATCTCCGCTTTAGTGGATCCGGTTTTGGAGATTACTGAGATCTCTGATCGAGTGTGTAAAATGAACGGGCCTGCCCTTCTCTTTGAGAATGTGAAGGGATCGCACTTCCCTCTTCTTATCAATGCCTTTAGTGGATATAATAGGATGCAGTTGGCCCTGGGATGCAGTTCCTTTGACGAGATTGGGGCTCGATTGGAATCCTATATAAAGATGCAGCCGCCAAAGGATATAAAAGAAAAGATAAGAACACTCTTTACACTTAAGAAAATGGCAAATTTTATTCCAAAAAGAGTAAAGCGAGCGCCATGTCAGGAGATTGTCTACAACAGTGATGTTCCACTACTTGATATGCTTCCCATTCTCAAATGTTGGCCTCAGGATGGTGGCCCCTTTATTACTCTACCCATAGTGATTACAAAGGATCCAGATAACGGGATTCAGAATGCCGGAATGTATCGCATGCATAAATATGACAACACCTCAACTGGAATGCATTGGCAATACAATAAGGATGGTGCGCGGCATTATGAGAAATATAAGAGGAGGGGTATCCGAATGGAGGTCGCTGTGGCTCTTGGTGGATCCCCTGCAGTGACCTATGCCTCAACTGCGCCGCTGCCGCCTGATATAGATGAATTCTTGTTTGCTGGCTTTATTAACTCACATCCTGTTAATATAGTAAAAGCCAAGACCCTTGATCTATATGTGCCTGCTGAATCTGATTTTATCCTCGAGGGATTTGTTGATCCTGTTGAAGAGAGGATTGAGGGCCCCTTTGGGGATCATACAGGATTCTATTCACTTGCGGATAACTACCCAGTGTTTCATGTTACCAGTATGACATGTAGAAGGGATGCAATCTATCCTGCGACTGTTGTGGGTAAACCTCCCATGGAGGATTGTTACATGGCAAAGGCTACTGAGAGGATATTCCTTCCATTAATAAAGATGATTGTGCCAGAGATAGTTGATATGGAGCTTCCCCTGGAGGGTGTCTTTCACAATTGCGCCTTGGTATCGATTGACAAAAGGTACTCAGGCCAAGCAAAGAAGGTTATCAATGTTTTATGGGGATTAGGACAGATGTCATCAACAAAGTATATTACGGTGTTTGATAAGGACATTGAACTTAGGGATTACAGCACTGTTGTGTGGAAACTCTTGAATAATGTTGATCCCAAGAGGGACATCCTCATATCTGAAGGACCCTTAGACGCCCTTGATCATTCAGCCTCGTATCCCAATTTTGGAGGGAAGATGGGCATAGACGCAACAAGAAAGACCCGTGAGGAAGGAATGGGTCGGGAATGGCCGGATGAGATTGTAATGGATGATATAATAAAAGAGATAGTGAATAGACGATGGAAGGAATATGGATTTTAGTAGGTTCTCTAAACTTATTCTTATAGACCAGACTCTCTATGCTCTTCCCTTTGCCTATATAGGTGTGTTATTCGCAGGTGGGGGATCGCTGGTGATCTGGATTCTAGTCACGGTAGCCCTTGTTGCCGCAAGGACCGCAGGAATGTCATTTAATAGGGTAATTGATGCCAGGATTGATGCCATAAATCCCAGAACTAAAGATCGTCATATACCAAAGGGAGAGGTTAAGCCTATACAGGTTTGGATGTTAGGCATAACAGCATCGATTGTATTTGTTGGCGCATCATACATGTTCAATCCCCTATGTTTTTATCTGTCCTTTGTCGCTGTTACAATGCTCTATACATATTCCTATTTCAAACGTTTTACATCATCTTCACATTTTTATCTTGGGTTCATTGAGGCTGCGGCTCCTATTGGCGGATATCTTGCTGTAAAGGGTGAATTTGACTTGATCCCCTTGATTCTTGGATTTATTATCCTATGCTGGATCGCTGGGCTTGATATCCTTTATGCAATTCAGGATATGGAGTTTGATATTACTGAGAGGCTCTATTCAATACCAGCTATCCTTGGGGTGAGGCGGGCTTTGTTCATTTCAGCGTTCAGCTATATATTATCCTTTATCGCTCTAATATTCATAGGATGGTTCACGCACAGAAATTTTTCATTTTGGATTGCAGCAGTAGGTATTGGGGGAATATTAATCTATCAACAGAGACTTGCTCGGCACGATGAAATTTCTTCCGCTATTGAAAGGATATTAGCGGTTAACAGGTATATCTCCCCATTGCTTTTTGTGGGGGTTCTAATTGAATCACTCTTTTAAAGGATGGAATGTAATGATAGTAACAGCAATTACAGGTGCTAGCGGATCCATATTGGGAATTAGGCTTATTGAGGAACTCCTCAACTCAGGAGAGAGGGTCGTGGCGATTGTGTCAGAAACTGCTTGGCGAATCATAGGTTGCGAGGTAAGCCATAATAAAGAGAATTACACATCCTTAAAGGAATTATTGATGTATCGCGGTGTAGCGCAAGGATTGGATCACTTTCATGAGTATGATAATAAGGATTTATTTTCACCTGTAGCCAGCGGCTCAACATCCTTTGAGGCTATGGTAGTCATCCCATGCTCCATGAAAACCCTGGCTTCTATATCACATGGTTATGCTGACTCACTAATAAGCAGGGCCTGCGATGTGGCTATAAAGGAGAAGCGAAGATGCATAATCGTTCCAAGGGAGACTCCCATGAGTATTATTCATTTAGAGAATATGTATAAAGCAGGTCTTGCAGGCGTGGACGTTGTGCCGCCAGTGCCAGGATTTTATACACACCCTAGGTCAATTGATGATGTAATAGACTTTGTTATCGGCAGAATTCTAAATCTATTGGGCAAGGAACACGCATTGTTCAAGAGTTGGGGAAACGTTGGTCTCTCCTGATATAATAATTTGAGTATAATCAACAGTGGAACTACAAAATAAAATAAAAAATAGAGAGCTTCGAAGCATAGCAGAAAAGGTATGCCAGGGAGTCCCTGTAAGCGATTCAGACGCAGAGTATATGCTCACTACAAATGATATCCTTGATCTCGGTAGCATCGCTAACTTCCTAAGATCAAAATTGCATGGTAATAATACCTATTATGGCGTTAACATCAATTTGAACTACACCAACATCTGTCAACTGCGCTGTCCCATCTGCGCATTCTCCAGGGATGAAGATGACGAGGATGCTTATTGTATGACACTTGGGCAGATCGAGGAAAGGATTCGAAAGGCTCTCCCCCTTGGCATAGATGAGGTTCATATTGTGGGGGGTCTCCATCCTACACTCACTATTGATTACTACGAATCAATGATAAGACGCATAAAGAGCATAAAACCGAGTATTTTTGTAGTGGCCTTTACAGCGGTTGAGTATGATCATTTTGCAAGATTGAACAGTATGTCATTGGAGGAGGTGTTCAAAAGGCTTATTGATGCTGGTGTGGGGGCATTGCCTGGGGGTGGCGCAGAAATCTTTTCGCCTAGAGTGAGAAACGTAATCACGCCAAAAAAGATAACAGGAGAAGAGTGGATAGATGTTATGCGTACAGCCCATAAAATGGGCATTAAAACAAATGCAACTATGCTGTACAATCATATTGAAAGTGTTGAGGATATTGTTGATCATCTCTCGCGGATAAGATCCCTGCAGGAGGAGACAGGTGGCTTCAAAACCTTTGTCCCACTTCTGTATCACGATCGCAATGCCAGAATGAAATCCAATCGATCCACAATCACAGGATTTGATGATATTCGGATTTATGCAACTAGCAGAATTTATCTGCATAATGTGACTCATCTAAAGTCGCTGTGGATGTATGTTGGAGATAAAATGGCTCAAGTGCTTCTGAAATTTGGTGTTGATGAGATGGGCGCAACATATAATAATGAAAAGATCGTGCATTCTGCCGGGGCACAGACACCGGATTATGGCTCAGAGTCATTCCTGCGAAGGCTTATCGAAGAGGCGCGATTCAATCCTATAAGGTCTACAGCAAATTATACAATCAATTGAAGGGAGGAACAGAATGAAACTCGGTTATATTGATTATCTGAATTGTTATCCCTTCTATCACTATATGTTTGAGAAGGAGAATTTAAAGGGGGTATGTGTTATACCGGGGTATCCTAACGAACTCAATCGGATGATGCATTCTCATGAACTCGATATGAGTCCTATTTCCGCGGCAACCTGCGCGGACATTGCAGATGAGATTATGCTGCTTCCGCAGTTCTGCCTAAGTTCAGCAGGATACGTCGGTTCAGTAATACTTGCAAGCAAGATACCCATTGAAAAGCTGAATAACAAGAGAATCGGAATCACCAGCGCATCACATACATCATGTGTGATGTTGAAAGCTTTGTTGCAAAATTATTATAGGGTTAATCCGTTATATTTTACAACCGATCCTTTTCCTGACCTAAAGCATATGGATGCCGCATTGATTATTGGCAATGAGGCTATGATCCCCCATAATGAACCCGTTCCCTATGTATATGATCTGGGTGAGCTCTGGTTTCAACAGACCGGCTTCCCAATAGTCTTTGCAGTATTTTCCATTCGAGAAAGAATTATTGAAAGGTATGCTTCAGACATAAGGTCTGTTATACAATCCTATCACAATTCCCTGCTCTGTCTTGAAAAGGAAAAAGAAAACGTTATTCTCAAGGCAAGAGAAAAGTATCCCAATGTCTTTTATAACATTGATGAGTATTATAGTAATCTACAATTCGAGTTCACTAAGGATTTAAAAAGGGCATTAGATTTTTATCATTCCATAGCCGGGGAGTTGGGATTGATTAAAAAGGTTGCGTCATTAAAATATCTAACAATTGATTAATGCCGGTCAAGAGGTGGAAAGTTTAAATGTTTGAAGATAGGGAAAGCAATAGTCTTGTTGACAGGATATATAGGGGAGAACGAATATCCACCCAGGAAGCCAGAGCGTTATTCGAATGGGGTTTTGTCGAGCTGGGCACAGCTGGGGATATGAGAAGAAGATTGGCATCTCCAAAGGCAGAGGTGGGATTTATTGTTGATCGAATTATCAATTTTACTAATATATGCGAGGCTGGATGTGAATTTTGTGCCTTTCACGCTGGCGCTAAGAGCATTAGCGCTTATGAACTTACAATAGACAATATATGCAAAAAGGTTGAGGGGCTTCAAATATTAAGGGGAACACAGGTTATGCTCCAGGGGGGACTCCATCCTAATTATACATTGGACACCTATCTTGCTATGGTGAGAACCATAAAAAGCAGTTTCCCTGATATCTACCTCCACTCTTTTTCTCCGGCAGAACTGATGCATATCTCCCAAAAGGAAGCTATTACGCTGGATGAGGTTATAAGCGCATTAAAAAACGCAGGCCTTGATTCTGTGCCCGGCGCATCTGATCTTTTAGTAGATAGAATTAGGAAAAGGGTTAGTCCCAAGAAATTAACAAAGGATGAATGGTGCGAGGTTATGCGCGCTCTTTGTCGTCATGGGATTAAGTCGTCAGCAACAATGACCTATGGGATGGGAGAGTGTATTGAGGAGAGGATTGAGCATCTGAAGGTGATACGGGATATTCAGGATGAAACAGGCATCATTCGAGCCTTCATCCCATGGTCGTTTTCTCCTGTCAATACATGCCTTGACAATATCCTGCCAGCGACTGGGATTGAGTATCTCCAAATGGTTTCTATTTCAAGAATATTTCTTGATAACATTAAATATATACAGGCAGGTTGGCTCACAGAGGGATTAAAACTCGCCCAGATCGCTCTAGCAATGGGGGCTAATGATATGGGCGGGGTGCTCATGGAAGAGGTGGTTGTAAAAGCGACAGGCATTAAAACAAAGACAAACATCCCTGAACTCATAAATATAATCAAAAATGCTGGCAGGGTTCCTGTTCAAAGAGATTCTGAATATAATGCTATCAGGAGCTTTTAATGAAGAGCAGACTCGGTTATGAGATCAATAATGACAATCCCGAAGACAAAAAAAGGTTTATTAGGGGTTTGTTCAAATCAATAGTATCCACCTACGATATCGCTAATAGGGTGTTATCTTTTGGAATTGATATGCGGTGGCGCAGAGAAATGCTGAGCTACATCAATATTTTGCATAACATTCGGGCTGTTGATCTATGCTGCGGAACGGGGGATGTCACTAAGCTTTTTCATAAAAGGGGTATAGAGGTCTTTCCCATTGATTTCAGCATCGATATGATACGTAAGGGTGTAAAGAGAAGGGCGCTTAGGGATCGTTCAATTGTAGCTGATGTTAGCTCGTTGCCATTAAAGGATAATAGCTTCAATTTAGCAACAATCGCATTTGGTGTTCGCAATATCCCTGATCTGGATATTTTTATGATTGAAGTCAGGCGAATATTAACCAAAGGCGGAAAGCTTATATTATTGGAGCTTGTTCGACCTGAAAATATCGTTATTAGATTTTTGTATTCGCTATACCTTAATATAATGTTGCCATTTGTAGGAGGGCTAATGTCCTTTAAACCAATGGCCTACCGATATCTATCAAGGAGCATTGCCACCTTTATGTCCCCTGAAAATCTAAAGTTCATGCTGGAAAAACACGGTTTTGTCGAAATCTGTCATTATTTTCAAACCTTCGGTATTGCTATCATTATTGTCTGCCAAAAGGATCAGTCATGACCACGCTGGATATCGCTTTCTCTCCATGTCCCAATGACACCTTTGTGTTTCATGCAATGCTTCATGGCTTGATCAATACTGAACCATTTCATTTCACCCCATACGTTCATGATGTTGAGGATTTGAATATGAAGGCCTTTTCGTGTGATTTTCGTATTACAAAGCTTTCATTCTATGCCTATCTTCAATTGAGTGAGAAATACGAACTCCTCGATTCAGGGGCAGCGTTGGGTTATGGGTGTGGACCCTTGTTGGTCGCAAGGTCGTCAAACATTCCAATTTCCAAAGCTACGATAGCCATTCCTGGAAGATACACCACAGCGTATCTTCTCTTGAAAATCGTCTATCCAGATGTTTCTAATATTCAGGTAGCCCGATTCGATGAGATACTTCCAGGTGTGCAGTCTGGGAGATTTGATGCTGGCCTTATCATACATGAAGGCCGATTCGTTTATCAGGATTACAATTGTGTGAAGATTATAGACCTCGGTGAATGGTGGGAAGAGGAGACAGGGATGCCTATCCCTCTGGGATGTATTGCAATTAGAAGGGATCAAACCACACTTCAATATAAAAGGGATATTGAATCAATTCTTGTAAAATCTATTCAATTTGCGGAGCAAAATAGAAACGCGTCACGGGATTTCATTAAATCATATGCACAGGAGCTGGAAGATCATGTTATAGATGAACATATCAATCTATATGTGAATGAGTATACGCTTTCTTTAGGTGATATTGGCGAAAGATCAATACATATGCTCAAACAAATGGCGCAAGAAAGGAGACTATTGACTATTCAGCGGGATATTTGATCGAATAGTATTCTTGAAAATATAATTATGATATGATTCGGGCACATGCCCTCTGTCACATTTTGATATTAACCATTTTGGCCTGCTTTCAAAAAAGGATCTCTTACTAAATAGTAGGACAAGTGCATCCCCTTAACCATAATTGGCAGTCCCTATCCTATAATACTCTTGATCCTATCTTTTTATAGTTGTGGATAATTAATTAAAGTATGTTTTATAAACTGAATATGAGGTATCACCTTAACATAGCATCAAACAATTGCTGTCATTGTTATGAGCTTGTTCTGTCGTTTTTTATGATTCTATCTTTTAACTCTTTTATTTCCTTATTCAACCTCTTTGTCTCTTTGTGTTTTTTTGCAAGCGATGTTAAAGTAACAATGGCAACAATAGCCCCACCTATAGCCAAAACTAAAAATATCAGTAAGATGATATTTGTCTCAAACTCCCATGCTGCAAATTTCAGTGCTATTGTTTTGTTGTTCTGAATGCCAAATATTATTATCAGTACCCCTAACAAAATGGCTGTAACCAATTTAACTCTTGATAAAACTGTACCCTTTGATTTTTCAACAGTGCCTTCAGGTATTGCTATTCTTTTGTCAGTCATTTTTATCGCCAGTTTCTT harbors:
- a CDS encoding LapA family protein, which gives rise to MTDKRIAIPEGTVEKSKGTVLSRVKLVTAILLGVLIIIFGIQNNKTIALKFAAWEFETNIILLIFLVLAIGGAIVAIVTLTSLAKKHKETKRLNKEIKELKDRIIKNDRTSS